From a single Brassica rapa cultivar Chiifu-401-42 chromosome A01, CAAS_Brap_v3.01, whole genome shotgun sequence genomic region:
- the LOC103869643 gene encoding uncharacterized protein LOC103869643, producing MAPLQNFVLLVLLTITLGLVTEAAQKHQAIPSEEEKNELERQLKAINKPAIKSFKTEQGDIFDCIEIHKQLAFDHPLLKNHSMKPRTVPEWITSNNIPSKVDSLLLLPDGINCPDGTVIVKRTTMQDLLHAQRLKTMGFNGPRHFLTEKNNTDGTRQYYVATVNYGPKSFTGVKGHLNLWEPQVSQDQISLAFIAVAGGPKERFASIFVGWMVNPSLYHFSQDHVRLYTYWSIERSNLGCYDITCPGFVQVSKNIPLGSFLQPLSVYNGSQYDIDLTLYQDRVKGDWWFAYNHENVGYWPASLFKAARFENRANYAAWGGQVYSPLIEKTPEMGSGHWPSEGLGKAAYVNDIRIIDGMGNFVYPEPYSLKEHETSSKCYRAMYVHEDRDPWVRSLYYGGPAGCIG from the exons ATGGCTCCCTTGCAGAACTTTGTGTTACTGGTTCTGTTAACAATCACTCTTGGGTTGGTCACCGAAGCAGCTCAGAAACACCAAGCAATACCAtctgaagaagagaagaatgaACTGGAGAGGCAACTCAAAGCTATCAACAAACCTGCAATCAAGAGTTTCAAG ACAGAACAGGGTGACATATTTGACTGTATCGAGATTCACAAACAACTAGCCTTTGATCACCCTCTGCTCAAAAACCATTCT ATGAAGCCAAGAACTGTACCTGAATGGATCACAAGCAACAACATTCCAAGTAAAGTCgattccttgttgcttctgccAGACGGCATAAACTGTCCAGATGGAACAGTAATTGTTAAAAGGACTACAATGCAAGATCTTCTGCATGCACAGCGTTTGAAAACAATGGGGTTCAATGGCCCAAGACATTTTCTTACAGAGAAAAATAACACTGATGGAACTAGACAATATTAT GTTGCAACGGTTAACTATGGACCTAAAAGTTTTACTGGAGTAAAAGGGCATCTTAACCTGTGGGAACCACAAGTCTCACAAGACCAAATCAGTCTTGCATTCATAGCAGTTGCTGGAGGGCCTAAAGAACGTTTCGCCAGCATTTTTGTTGGGTGGATG GTGAATCCATCCCTGTACCATTTCTCGCAAGATCATGTTCGCTTATACACCTACTGGAGT ATTGAAAGAAGCAATCTTGGCTGCTACGATATAACATGTCCTGGATTTGTGCAAGTCAGCAAGAATATACCACTTGGTTCCTTTCTTCAACCACTTTCTGTCTATAATGGTTCACAATATGACATAGACTTAACCTTGTATCAG GATCGTGTCAAGGGAGATTGGTGGTTTGCATATAATCATGAGAACGTTGGATACTGGCCAGCGTCATTGTTCAAGGCCGCGAGATTTGAGAACAGAGCAAATTATGCAGCTTGGGGAGGTCAAGTGTACAGTCCATTGATAGAGAAAACTCCAGAAATGGGAAGTGGGCATTGGCCTAGCGAGGGATTAGGTAAAGCAGCCTATGTGAACGATATCAGAATCATCGATGGTATGGGGAATTTTGTGTATCCAGAACCCTACAGTCTCAAGGAACACGAGACCAGTTCAAAGTGTTATAGAGCAATGTATGTTCATGAGGATAGAGATCCTTGGGTAAGATCTCTTTACTATGGAGGTCCTGCAGGATGCATAGGCTAA
- the LOC103869655 gene encoding 60S ribosomal protein L37-2, producing MTKETGSFGKRRNKSHTLCVRDVEKRCGRRSFHIQKSRCSTCAYSQETYNWSVKTIRRKTTGTGRMRYLRNVPRRFKTSFREGTEAKPRNKAAASSAYPITLISRSTIADRLRP from the coding sequence ATGACGAAGGAAACAGGGAGTTTCGGAAAGAGGAGGAACAAGAGTCACACTCTCTGTGTGAGAGATGTGGAAAAGAGATGTGGCCGTCGCAGCTTCCACATCCAGAAGAGCCGTTGCTCCACCTGTGCTTACTCGCAAGAGACCTACAACTGGAGTGTGAAGACAATCCGTAGAAAGACTACAGGAACTGGAAGGATGAGGTATCTTCGCAATGTGCCTCGCAGGTTCAAGACCAGTTTCAGGGAAGGTACCGAAGCTAAGCCAAGGAACAAGGCAGCGGCTTCATCAGCTTACCCTATAACCCTAATTTCTCGATCGACGATTGCTGATCGTCTGCGACCTTGA